GCACTTTTAATTAGTCTCTTTAACTAGCTTACTCACACTTGATGTCCTACAAATTATGTCATGTTCACACACATTACTTAAGACGAAGGCATATGCTAGAATATACTTTTGGTACGAGTAAGACGATACAATACTAGACACCATTTAATCTCATTTCTCCCAGTGAGATAGTTTAGCAAGAAGATGAGAACattgataaagaaaacaatatgcTAAAAAGCACAAGCTGAGAATACTACTATAATAATACTGCACGAGCGTTAAAAGAGTGGATTATGTGGGATTCTATCTGCAAATTAGCAAATgctaaaaagaatttcaatgtGAGTTAAATTTCGAAAACGATGGAACCATATTGCAATAACTAAAAGAGGGATAACTTCTCTAAATCAGATCACCACACCGATCTagcatggaaaaaaaaaaaaaaaaaaaNNNNNNNNNNNNNNNNNNNNNNNNNNNNNNNNNNNNNNNNNNNNNNNNNNNNNNNNNNNNNNNNNNNNNNNNNNNNNNNNNNNNNNNNNNNNNNNNNNNNNNNNNNNNNNNNNNNNNNNNNNNNNNNNNNNNNNNNNNNNNNaaaaaaaaaaaaaaaaaaaagataacagaACCATCAACCATGTAATCTCCTACTCTTGTTATCTTAAAGAAAGTATACAAACTATCATATGGGTCTAATCCAAGGATGttctttaattaaatcaaactccTCATTAAACAAATACAAGTTGAATGATTGATATTGCACGAAACCAGTTACAGTGACTGAGTGACACACACTTGACAAAATATGGCAGACCCCACAATCATCAGATCAAGCCAAAACCCGAAAATAACATCACTATTGAATATTCCTAGTCATCcttaaaatcaataataatctCCTCTGAGATATTTTCCTCCTCTAAATCGATCACAAGACTAACTTGGAAATTTAATTATCGATCGAGTTAAACAGAGATTACCTCTAGTTAAACAACTACAATATGTAACCAACAATCTCTTAAACAATTCCTACCGTATttagttaagacttaagagtagAGCGATGTCTACTcagtaactaaaataaaaatcatgagTGGGTTAGGCCCATTAGGTAGATAATGGGCTTATGCTGGATTAGGTTCTTCCAAGTCCTACCTTATCCTCTTCCGACCGAATTTAAagatattgttttaaaaaagaataaaaataattttaacttttagtgTGAGTAAGCCAACAGGATTGGaacgcagaaaaaaaaaagtcaataaaagCCAACAGTAACGCGTCAACACGTGGACGGCAGATTTACTCAAAACCATGTTAGCTATGGGTCCAGACCTACCCACTTGTCTCTCATCTTTTAATCATGCTCACGACTTTACGAACCTTAGCTTCGTCACCGAACCTCACTTTATATATTAACTACTCCTTCCTTCTCATCTTCTCGCAGCGTAGGTTCTGATCCTAATCCGTTTCACTTtcttcaaaaatacaaaatcaacttGTGCAAGTAGCAGCAGATATTTTCTCAGCCAAAGGTAAaaagatcatcttcttcttcttctcgattttGATGGATGAATCAAGTGATTTGTATCTTCTGGTTTTAGATCTTTGTGATGATCGTGTTGATCTATGAGTTTGACTAGTTTTGAACATATGTGATGATGATCAGTGATTTGATTTATCTTTAGATCTCAAGTGACCTGATCGGAAAAATATACAGATCTATTGAAACTATGTGCAAATGATTAAGCTATGTTGTGATTGATTGAGCagttggatttggattttgatctgaacatgtgttgttttcttcttctgtgtgtGTAGATCTAGAGGTTTTTAAGAATGGCGATGGTATCAGGAAGACGATCTACTCTAAACCCCGACGCACCTCTCTTTATTCCAGCAGCTGTACGACAAGTGGAAGATTTCTCACCGGAGTGGTGGCAATTGGTGACGACTTCGACTTGGTACCATGACTACTGGATCAGCCAGCACCAAGGTGCAGATGGTTTCTATGACAACGGAGAGAATGAGAATGGTGGAGGTCATCAGGTCGATGTAGCTGATCTTCTCCCAGAATCATTTGATTTCGATGACATGGAAGATTTCTTTGACAATGATGCTGCTGCTGAGTTTGATCAAGGTTTCGATGGACAAATGTATTACCATGCACAACCTTCTGAATTTGGTAAGTTGGTTTTGATTCTTCCCAATATTCAGGTTTGATTTCTGAATTTGTGTGAGACTAATTGTTTTGTTCTATCTATTGATCATCAAGGCTTAGGAAAGAATGGTGAGATGATTAGGAAATCAACTGGAAACAGGAGTCCTAGGTCGTATGTAGAACCGGCTAAGTATGCGGAGAAGCNNNNNNNNNNNNNNNNNNNNNNNNNNNNNNNNNNNNNNNNNNNNNNNNNNNNNNNNNNNNNNNNNNNNNNNNNNNNNNNNNNNNNNNNNNNNNNNNNNNNNNNNNNNNNNNNNNNNNNNNNNNNNNNNNNNNNNNNNNNNNNNNNNNNNNNNNNNNNNNNNNNNNNNNNNNNNNNNNNNNNNNNNNNNNNNNNNNNNNNNNNNNNNNNNNNNNNNNNNNNNNNNNNNNNNNNNNNNNNNNNNNNNNNNNNNNNNNNNNNNNNNNNNNNNNNNNNNNNNNNNNNNNNNNNNNNNNNNNNNNNNNNNNNNNNNNNNNNNNTCACTTtcttcaaaaatacaaaatcaacttGTGCAAGTAGCAGCAGATATTTTCTCAGCCAAAGGTAAaaagatcatcttcttcttcttctcgattttGATGGATGAATCAAGTGATTTGTATCTTCTGGTTTTAGATCTTTGTGATGATCGTGTTGATCTATGAGTTTGACTAGTTTTGAACATATGTGATGATGATCAGTGATTTGATTTATCTTTAGATCTCAAGTGACCTGATCGGAAAAATATACAGATCTATTGAAACTATGTGCAAATGATTAAGCTATGTTGTGATTGATTGAGCagttggatttggattttgatctgaacatgtgttgttttcttcttctgtgtgtGTAGATCTAGAGGTTTTTAAGAATGGCGATGGTATCAGGAAGACGATCTACTCTAAACCCCGACGCACCTCTCTTTATTCCAGCAGCTGTACGACAAGTGGAAGATTTCTCACCGGAGTGGTGGCAATTGGTGACGACTTCGACTTGGTACCATGACTACTGGATCAGCCAGCACCAAGGTGCAGATGGTTTCTATGACAACGGAGAGAATGAGAATGGTGGAGGTCATCAGGTCGATGTAGCTGATCTTCTCCCAGAATCATTTGATTTCGATGACATGGAAGATTTCTTTGACAATGATGCTGCTGCTGAGTTTGATCAAGGTTTCGATGGACAAATGTATTACCATGCACAACCTTCTGAATTTGGTAAGTTGGTTTTGATTCTTCCCAATATTCAGGTTTGATTTCTGAATTTGTGTGAGACTAATTGTTTTGTTCTATCTATTGATCATCAAGGCTTAGGAAAGAATGGTGAGATGATTAGGAAATCAACTGGAAACAGGAGTCCTAGGTCGTATGTAGAACCGGCTAAGTATGCGGAGAAGCCAGCCAAATGGGGAAACCAGAgggttgctgctgctgctcccAGAAACATCCACCAGCCTCGCTGAATAAGAGAGAGgcttttggtttgttgttaaAACTAGTCAGAGCAGTTTGGGTCTGTATCTTATCTTAGCCACCACCAATGTACCTTTGTAATTTTCTGTAACTTTGTACCTTTATGATGTTCATTCTCAGCTTGTTGTTCtcacaaaaatgtaaaaacataaaaaaaaaaaaaaaacaaatgtaaacttTCAAGAGATATGAGAAACTAGCATTGCTTCAccaaaaaagagacaaaagtaCATTTCCATAGAAAGCTAATTTAAAAGAAGAGTTCAGAGTTGGTTATACTTAATCCGTGATGGCTACAAAGAGGCAGTTGAATCAATATATGTTGCTTTGGCTTTAAGACTAAGAGAAACCAATCAATACTCTCAGATGTAAGAAGCTTTTCACTTGCCAACTACTGAAATGTTCAGTTCTCTACCAACACTggtttattaatgattttacaAGCAAAGACGCATTGATTCTTGGAACATACTTCACCAAGTGGAAGCACTTGTTGTCAACCTCTGTTTCCAAATATAGTAGCTCCTTCGTGATCTTTACCATACGTGTTTGCACTTGCAGACAATGTCATTGTCAACCAACCACACCAACCTGAGACACTTATCAACAGAACTCAGACAtaatttctgaatttttaaCCCGAATTAGTAAAATTGCCCCAAAAAGAACGAGACTATGACTTTCCTTCAGATACGAAACTCTCGTCTTTCCTCCACACTCCACAGGTCGTCGTTTTGACATTTATATGAACTCGAAAACGTTCCAAAACGCAGCGCGTTGGGGTAGAACAGAGCCTTTATGTTATTTCCTTATCTGGCAGAACTGATTGGGTGTTCTTAACCTAATTAAAATTGAGAATATAGTAAATATTCACTAAGAACATGTTGTTGGTTTTTGATGTAAAACTGATTTTGGGCCAGTTCTTGGATGACGTGGCAACTCGTGAATAagtacaattttttgcaaaggagaaaacatttatttgtttggaggaagttttgtttgttttttttatttatatctttaatgtttttttgtttcataaaaatttggtattgtattttgaattttagtataagttttttaagtttgtattttaattgttattttttaaagtttttaaaattgtaatatgtttagattattatattattaaatcatatgatcttaaacatattttcCCAATAACCAGCTTCTTAAAAAAAGATCTAAACTAATAATCTTACattatgttaataatatttttgctctaagaacacccaaatCAGTTATCCCCTCAAAGTAATTTTTTGGCCATTAAAGTTACACTAACTATTAATTACTGAAATGTCCTTTGTTAAATGTATTTATACATTCGACGTTACGTTTCGTTTTGTTTcagtatttttcattttttctgcAAAGTAATAAATTTCGAAATCCCGCTCGAAACTTAACTATGGCGCCGAAGAGGAGAGCATCGCCGCTGCACTCTTCTGTCTACCCTATCGGTAAGAACACTCACAAAGCCCTcgatttaattattattatttccccCGATACTCGTGTCAGTCAAATGAACCGTCgtgtgtttttaatttgatttctcAAAGGTGATTACGAGGTCGCAGTGGATGGTAAGAATTTCACCTGTGAATCAGGACTTAAAAGCATTGGAAATCAAATTTCCCAGGAACAACAGAGTGCAAATCTCAGGTTCGTGTCCTGgaatttgattattgaattCATTTTCATCTGTTAATCTTAGACGGCTtctatagcaaaaaaaaatgtgtagcAAATGCTAAAGTTCTCTCTTTTATCTGCTGCTTaagtagtttattttattttttgtgcaGAGAAGGATACAATGGTTTCTGCGTATCCGAAAGAacagatgtttcttcttcttaatcctCGGGATGAAGATGAGTTTACCAATTCTCATCTTCAGGTAAGTTGGTTTCTAACCAAAATCACTTGACAGTTGATTTGATTCTTATGAGAAATAAAGGCATTAACTTTAGTAACTTAAACTCTTTCAGGAAGTGTTGAGGTTATATAGCAAAGAGTTACCTGACATGAGATACGCTTCAAACACTGGGAAACAATCTGCGTTTCTTGAGAGATGTGTCTCTAAAGGGTATAAATCTTCTCTTTATCATAAGTTCATAACCTTTCTTTACTTGTTTCAACTTGGACTCCTGTTGAGACTGGAACCCATTTTCTAATGCTGTACCTGAAAATTGCACTNTTAATCGCACTTATATTGCAGAAAGTATTGTTCATTGGTTTTGAAGTCCACGCTTGGTGGAGTCTCAGATGAGGTAATTAAGAACCTTTGGTGATTTTCTCTCGTTAGTTCTTGATCAGAAGCAGCTTAAAGATATGTATTTTCTATGAACTTTTCACAATTTGAAAATCTTATGCACTTAGGAGTTTGCTGTTTTGTTCCAATAGGCAGAATCTGTTTGATTTAATCTACCAATGCATCCCGTTTTAGATTGTCTGCTTTACTGCATCTCAATTGATTATTTGGCGTGTGCTTTTTCTAGATCTTGGCTGCAATCACCTATCAAATAGTCCCTGCTGATACACAGTATGCTGAGATACCTCTTGCTGCTGTAACATACACACACCAGAAAAAGGTTCGTTTTGCTCTGACTCTTTGACACTTACTGTTGTAACTCACCATATAAACTTCTGCATTTCCTATTGGCAACAGTTTGAGAAATTGTAATATCTCTTATTGAGCAATGCTTTACCTAAGGTCTTATGCTTAATAGTAAAAATGTCTAGATCTTGCATACCTGGATTAAGTGTTTTATAGAATTGTacacttttttctcttctttctgcaATTGGTTTTACACTTTTACCAAAGATTGCTAGGAAcctcatcaaaataaaaataaagatgggTTTTAATTACTGCATTTTCAGGGTTTTGGTAAACTCATCTATGAAGAATTAATGAAGAGACTCCATAGTGTTGGCATCCGAACTATATACTGTTGGGCAGACAACGAATCTGAAGGATTCTGGCTTAAACAGGTGATTACATGTTTATTATTCTTGGAGTTTATCATATAGTTTGTTGGATGCTAACTAAACTATCTTCTCATGTTCGGTTTCTTGTAACTCTTTACAAACTGTGCAGGGATATATAAAATTAGCAGAGGTAGACCacaaaggaaaagcaaagaggTTGCACATTAAGTCTAATATTCGAAAAGCCTTGTGTTTTCCCGGCGGTTCAACCCTCATGCTTTCTCATTTGAAAAAGGAATCATCTATTGATCCTGCAAACGTTGAGATTCCCTCTTCATGGAAAAATTAGTCTGAGGGATCTCCACAGTCAGCCAGAAATAATGGCAAAGGTCCTGTGGCTGGAGATTCAGTTAAACTTGGAGAGAGCTTTGGTGAAAGCGTTTATCTTGACTGTAAGTATTTTCTATGATTAAGACCCttattttgtttcaattgtCTTTTCTATGAATAGATGAAGTAACTCACGCATGCTAATTTGTGTAATACCACATCGTGAAGCatttgaatttgttaaaaatccTCTAAAGTTTCTGTTATAATGTGCCATAGGTCTCTCTGGTATCAGAAGTCCAATAGACTCGACCACAGGAAAGGAATACAACACCGTGAGTTCTGATCAAGCTACCACAGCTGATAGTGAGACCAAATGTTCCACACCGGGGTTGAAGAGATCTTGGGAAGCTTCACTGTCTTCTCTGCAATCCAAAAGGATTAGGGCAAACCAGAATAATGACTCTGAGATAGCAAAAATAGATTTGACTCTCAGCTCTGCAAAGCAATCAAAAGACGATTTTTCCTACTAAATGGATATAACTAAGGATTCTCTGCCCCCAATTTGCATAAGAAACAATGTTGAACAATGCAGAGCGACGACTGGAATAGACGTGGAAGCTCGTCCAAATGGAGAAGACTATAGAATCTTGTTGATGGACATTTGTGATGAAAATAAGAGAGCTTGGTTGacagaggtatatatatacttctatgTCATGTGCTTTCTAGATGTGTTTTCTATTCACCTTATGTTGTCTTCTGAATTCTGTGCAGGTAATAAGAAAACTTGGTGGTGTTGTGACCTTGGATGGTACAATGAGCACACATATTGTCACCGGAAAAGTCAGGAAAACTCTAAATTTCTGCACTGCTCTTTGCTCTGGGTTAGTCTCAAATTTACTGACATTCATATTAGTGAAATTATGCGTAAAACATAGGAGTAACGAGGTTTATGGTCCATCATACTTGCTTGCAGGGCTTGGATAGTATCACCAAGTTGGTTGAAAGAAAGTTTCCGAAGAGGAAGATTTGCTAGTAAGATGAGACAAACATCTTATGAATTATCTCTTTGATGGGTACTTACTAATGAATTCTAATGCtgatactatttttttcttaatagatGAAGCTTCACACATACTGCACGACGAAGACTACCAGCTAAAATATGATACTGATCTAAAAAGCACAGTTCTTAGAGCAAAAGCTAGACCAAACTCGTTGCTTAAAGGATATGACATATGCGTTGGACCTAACATTGAGTTAGCTATCAAAACTTCATCTGCTATCATCAAATCCGCTGGTGGAAATGTAAGTATTAGTTTACCACTTCGTTCAAGTTCTCCACATTTGAATCGAAAACACTGTTGAAGTTTTTTGGGAAATCTGCAGGTGATAAGTGGAGTGAAAAAGGTAAAGGAGACATCAAAAACGATATACATAGGGTGCGAAGAAGACACAGTGACGGCATTATTCGCAGCAAAGAAAGGGATTTGGACATTCAGCAGCGAATTTACCTGTAAGAATGGAATTTCTGGAATCTTGATGGTTAATGAACTGTGTCATGAAGCAACAACTTGAGCTTCAAGTTCCTCAGTTTGTTGAGTCCTTATGATGATTCGAACTAGAGACCTCTATGATCTTTTTTAGCTTGGAAAAAATTCcactttatcttttatttttgggttttattatGGAAATGGTAGAGAGTAGAGACGTTGTAAGAACTTGAATGGGATAGGCTAGAAGCTCAAGTCTCCCATCTATTCatgtataatttataaaaataaaattgtgttaCATACTTAAAACGAAGGTTGTTCTAAGTTGTCTGGTCTGGCGTTACCAAGGACTAATTTACTTCTTCAGTTTCTGGACTAAACCTTAAATGCCATTAACACTTACAagtcaaaaatccaaaattagaTTGCCAAATCTCCCCAACTCCCCATTTAAGTACTtggcaaaaataaaagtttgttcTTAATCCAAGaagtgtttatttatttaataaggGCGAAGATTGAAGAAATTACAAGAATGGCCCAACTGAGAAGATAAAAACGGCTCCTTTAAATTCAAAACTCCTCCTTTCAGGTTCAGGTTAATATCGTCGTCTCTCTCAAAATCACAACACCTGCTCTAATCCTTCACATCACATGGCGGTTCTTTACTCATCTTCCTCCTCTAAACCACCATCGTCTTCCTCACGGCTTTTCTTACTCATCACCTTTCTACCTCTTTCCTTGGCCTGCTTCGCCTTCCTCCTCCAATGGCGAGGCGGAATCAACGATTCAGTTACGCAGTGGTTTGAAGATCAATACAAATTCCCAGGTATGTCCACCGTCTTCGAGAAACGAGCTCTTCCCTCTGATTCGAGCTGCGTTTCTCTTTTGGGTCAGAGCCGTACACAGTCGTTTCCTTATCTCCGAGATTGGAAGCTTCCTCACAAGCCAGATCTTAAACCTAAGGTTAGACCTCCTTAATCCAAATTTGATGGGTTTTGATAGATGCTTAGActtgatttattttgaaatgCTAAGACTTTATTCatttgatgatgaaaaaaatcgGATTTTGATTGGGTGGTTGTGTTAGATATGTATAACGACGAGTACTTCTGCTGGATTAGAGCAGACACTTCCATGGATTTTTTATCACAAGGTCATTGgagtttcaaacttttatcTATTCGTTGAAGGCACTGCTGCTTCCCCAAATGTGTCTCGAGTTTTGGAGACCATCCCTGTGAGCTTATATCTCTGTTCATGAATCCTGATTTTGTCTTTTATGTTTTCCTTCTAATTCTCAGTgacattattatttgtttgcaGGGTGTACATGTTATATACAGGACAagagaattagaagaagagCAAGCTAAAAGGTATTATtattcttgtgttttgtttgtccTTATGGATGTAGAGCCATCTAGTAGAGAAAATGGAGAATTTAAAGGAACAACCTTTGGTTATATAGACAGAGCCTAGACATATTGGTGATTGATTGGTGTGTTCGTGTTTCGCTTCTTTGCATCTTGATCTATCAAAAGTGAAATGGTTGTTGTTGAGGTGTTATTTTATATCATTCAATTGAAGTTCCATcacatttttcttggtttacAGCCGAATTTGGAATGAGACTTggttggccaagtttttctacAAACCATGTAATTACGAATTATTCGTGAAACAAAACTTGAATATGGAAATGGGCATCACTATGGCAAGGGTACCTGTTACGTTTGACTTATTCAGTCAGTCAGTCAGTagagaaaatgatgatatagCCAACTTATTTCACATTCTCTCTCCTTTTGCTTGGTATACATTAGGATGCTGGTATGGAGTGGATATTGCATCTTGACACTGATGAGCTTGTACATCCTTCTGGAACCCGTGAATATTCCTTGAGAAATTTGCTCCGAGATGTTCCTGCAGAGGTGGATGAAGTTCTCTTTGCAAATTACGTGAGTTAAAAAAAGTCTTTCAAGACATTGGAATTgtggtttttcttttatatttcttcgGTTTGATTAATGTGGATAACTCGCAAATTAATGTTCTTGTTTCAGGAGAGCAGCGTTGAGCGAGATGATATCAAGGAACCTTTCACTGAGGTACACAACATTATCATATAGAGGAGCTTCCTATATATCTTGAGATGTATGCTCCTATGAGTATTATCTTTTACACAACccaaagtgtttttttttctaacttgtAGGTATCAATGTTCAAGAAGAATTTTAAACATCTTCCTAGAGATGTTTACTATGGAAACTATAAAAAGGCAACTCGTGGCAATCCAAACTATTTTCTAACCTATGCAAATGGGAAATCTGCTGCTCGGATTCAAGATCATCTTCGTCCCAATGGTGCTCATCGATGGAACAACTACATGAAGAACCCGaagtatgttcttgtcctcTCCTCACTTGGCTTAGAcattcttttgctttcttaatcTGACACTGATCCCATCTTTGTTGTGTGACAGCGTCATGGAACTAGAAGAAGCTGCGATTTTGCATTACACTTACTCAAAATTTCCAGATCTTACTTCAAGACGTGATCGATGTGGCTGCaaaccaacaaaagaagatgtcaagagatgtttcatgcTAGAGTTTGACAGAGCTGTGAGCTTGggatttgatatatttttttagttgatattGTGTAGTCCTTGTTCATcacatatatttgtatttctccTTTTTCTATCTGCAGGCATTCATCATTgcttcaacttcaacttcagAGGAAATGCTTCAATGGTACAGAGAAAGAGTTGTATGGACTGACGAGAATATGATCCTAAAACTTCTTAGGAAGGGGGTTCTGACTCGCATATATGCACCAATGGTCAGTTAGTTTTATAATAGACCAAATCCAAAACATTACATGACCCTCTTGAGTTCCTTTGATCCAACAAAAAGCTTTTCCATCTTTTTACAGGTTATAATCCAAGAGCTAAAAGAAGCCGGTGTTTTCAGCTCAGTGGTAACTTCAGCTCACAACTCTTCAACCTCAAGCATTACTAAGAAATCATCTCAAGCAAATACTAGAAGACTGTTGGAGTTTGATCTTGATGGTGACTCTCAAGCAGCCTCAGCCATACCACCGCAATCATCTCCAAGCTTGCAAACCATCCAAAATGTTCAATTTTGACTTTCTTGAAGATGTTTACAAATTTGATTTAGCATTTATACAAAAGATACATTAGAGCAGAATTTGTGGATCACATTGGtcatttatacatatatagaatgtataaagtttggttttttttttttctcttctgtgTCAGAGTCATGATGTTAGTAGTGAACAAAAGAGTTAACAAAGAGAGTGGACGCGTGGATGTACGCACGCGCGAGTGAAATTGGGGAATCGCGTTTGTGAAAAGACGCTATTTTTTTGGCGGTTCTTTTCTCCTCCCTTCTCTCTCGGTTGGGTTGTGTGCCCTTAATTCGATGAACAAGGTTCTTCTTCAGTTAGGTCTCCAGAGCTCCGTCGTCCATTTTGGCTAAGTACGGTTCTGTCTAAATCTGTTAATTAAAGTTTCGACTTGTTGTATGCTGAATTAATTATCACCTCTTATTCAAATTTCGTTTATCTTCTGAATTATTTGCTGTGTGAAAATTTCGTGATTGATGGTGATTCTAGGTTTCTGGTGGTGCCTCTTAGGAGTTTAAGAGTTGGTTCTTCTATCGTTGGTGTTAGAGTAGGAACAGTAAGTTTCAACAAGAGGCTTATGTCAAATGATACTGCGGTTAAATCTATACCTTTctctatcaacaacaacaacagcaacagaaAGGACCTCAAGATAGTTGCAGCAGTTACTGATCAGATGGTTGGTGCTAAGTTTTGGGGGATTCAGTATTAGAGAATTTGGAATTTTTaataagtattattttcttttttggttttcttgttggtttttGATGCCTAGGGAAGTGATAGTGATAGAGATGAAATGGGAACTCTTCAAGGTGATAAAAAGGAAATTGAGGCGATGACAGTTCAAGAACTTAGAGCCACATTGAGGCAAGTTTATGctcttttcgttttctcttcttGCTGCCTTTTTTTTATCGTTGCTGTGAATGGACATGAGTTCTTTGTTTGAGAACATGTGGAacgtttgtgtgtttgtgttacAATGGTTTTCGAATATAGGAAACTTGGCTTACCTGTGAAAGGGCGTAAACAAGAACTTGTCTCAACGTTACGACTTCACATGGACAGCAATTTACCGGGTATGTCACTGCAACATCAAGAAcacacacgcttttgtttcacGCGTGGAATA
The Camelina sativa cultivar DH55 chromosome 6, Cs, whole genome shotgun sequence genome window above contains:
- the LOC109125049 gene encoding protein EARLY RESPONSIVE TO DEHYDRATION 15-like → MAMVSGRRSTLNPDAPLFIPAAVRQVEDFSPEWWQLVTTSTWYHDYWISQHQGADGFYDNGENENGGGHQVDVADLLPESFDFDDMEDFFDNDAAAEFDQGFDGQMYYHAQPSEFGLGKNGEMIRKSTGNRSPRSYVEPAKYAENWIWILI
- the LOC104793054 gene encoding protein EARLY RESPONSIVE TO DEHYDRATION 15-like → MAMVSGRRSTLNPDAPLFIPAAVRQVEDFSPEWWQLVTTSTWYHDYWISQHQGADGFYDNGENENGGGHQVDVADLLPESFDFDDMEDFFDNDAAAEFDQGFDGQMYYHAQPSEFGLGKNGEMIRKSTGNRSPRSYVEPAKYAEKPAKWGNQRVAAAAPRNIHQPR
- the LOC104699383 gene encoding glycosyltransferase-like At2g41451, producing MAVLYSSSSSKPPSSSSRLFLLITFLPLSLACFAFLLQWRGGINDSVTQWFEDQYKFPGMSTVFEKRALPSDSSCVSLLGQSRTQSFPYLRDWKLPHKPDLKPKICITTSTSAGLEQTLPWIFYHKVIGVSNFYLFVEGTAASPNVSRVLETIPGVHVIYRTRELEEEQAKSRIWNETWLAKFFYKPCNYELFVKQNLNMEMGITMARDAGMEWILHLDTDELVHPSGTREYSLRNLLRDVPAEVDEVLFANYESSVERDDIKEPFTEVSMFKKNFKHLPRDVYYGNYKKATRGNPNYFLTYANGKSAARIQDHLRPNGAHRWNNYMKNPNVMELEEAAILHYTYSKFPDLTSRRDRCGCKPTKEDVKRCFMLEFDRAAFIIASTSTSEEMLQWYRERVVWTDENMILKLLRKGVLTRIYAPMVS